A window of Atribacterota bacterium contains these coding sequences:
- the gcvPA gene encoding aminomethyl-transferring glycine dehydrogenase subunit GcvPA: MRYIPSTEEQQREMLKEIGVSSFEELITSIPEKVRLKRKLNLPPALAENELEEKIARIAQKNADFYKMKPLLGAGAYRHFIPEAEKALLQREEFWTCYTPYQPELSQGTLQAIFEFQSHISRLTKMEVVVPSIFDGASATAEAALMSIRLTHKNKILVSSLLHPHYREVVRTYLEPHNIQIVELPSQNGRTEIDMIKHFLDDSTAAIIIQSPNFLGGIEHIQEITEMIHQNKGLLIQVIAEAMSLGILKSPGNMNVDIVAGSTQSFGLDLNFGGPYNAFLATKKEFIRQLPGRIVGETKDKDGKRCFVMTFRAREQDIRREKATSNMCTNHNLNVIATDIYLSLLGTEGLYQYSLINFKKSHYLEQQLLKSGKFTNPFAYTYYNEFLINYQGDIESLQKRLIEKNFIPPLSIWQFYPEEKFKQSLLFAVTEIFSRDELNKITDLLSR; the protein is encoded by the coding sequence ATGAGATATATTCCCTCAACTGAAGAACAACAAAGGGAAATGTTGAAAGAAATTGGCGTATCTTCTTTTGAAGAATTAATTACCAGTATACCTGAAAAAGTGAGATTAAAAAGAAAATTAAATCTTCCCCCTGCCCTTGCTGAAAATGAACTTGAAGAAAAAATCGCTCGCATTGCGCAAAAAAATGCTGATTTTTATAAAATGAAACCACTCTTGGGAGCAGGTGCTTACCGTCATTTTATTCCAGAAGCAGAAAAGGCTCTTTTGCAGAGGGAAGAATTCTGGACCTGTTATACTCCTTATCAGCCTGAGTTGAGTCAGGGAACCTTGCAGGCCATATTTGAATTCCAGAGTCACATTTCTCGCTTAACTAAAATGGAAGTAGTTGTTCCTTCAATTTTTGACGGAGCTTCTGCCACTGCTGAAGCAGCATTAATGTCCATAAGACTAACACATAAAAATAAAATATTAGTATCATCATTGCTTCACCCTCACTATCGGGAAGTAGTAAGAACCTATCTGGAACCACATAATATTCAAATTGTAGAATTACCATCTCAAAATGGTAGGACTGAAATTGATATGATTAAACATTTTTTAGATGATAGTACAGCTGCAATAATAATTCAAAGTCCTAACTTCTTGGGTGGAATTGAACATATTCAGGAAATTACGGAAATGATCCATCAGAACAAAGGCCTGCTTATTCAGGTCATAGCGGAAGCCATGTCATTAGGTATTTTGAAATCTCCTGGAAATATGAATGTGGATATTGTTGCTGGTAGTACTCAATCTTTTGGCTTGGATTTGAATTTTGGTGGTCCATATAATGCCTTTTTAGCTACAAAAAAAGAATTTATCAGACAGTTACCTGGAAGAATTGTAGGGGAAACAAAAGATAAAGATGGTAAAAGGTGTTTTGTTATGACTTTTAGAGCACGCGAACAGGATATCAGGAGAGAAAAAGCAACTTCTAATATGTGTACAAACCACAATCTAAATGTAATTGCTACCGATATATATCTTTCACTTTTAGGTACAGAAGGTTTATATCAATATTCACTAATCAATTTTAAAAAGTCACATTATTTAGAGCAACAATTACTAAAATCTGGAAAATTTACCAATCCCTTTGCTTATACTTATTACAATGAATTTTTAATTAATTATCAAGGAGATATTGAAAGCTTACAAAAAAGATTGATCGAAAAGAACTTCATACCACCGCTTTCAATTTGGCAATTTTATCCTGAAGAAAAATTTAAGCAGAGCCTACTTTTTGCTGTGACAGAAATATTTTCCAGGGATGAATTGAATAAAATTACTGATCTTTTATCTCGATAA
- the gcvH gene encoding glycine cleavage system protein GcvH codes for MSIKVLEGLYYSKSDEWIKVENDVGTIGITDYAQDQLGDIVFVEEIEKGKQLNKGDVITTVESVKAVSEVYSPISGEVIEVNQTIIDEPSQINKDPFGEGWFAKIKMSKPDETKELMSASDYSEYRKE; via the coding sequence ATGTCTATTAAAGTTCTGGAAGGATTATACTACAGCAAAAGCGACGAATGGATTAAAGTAGAAAATGATGTTGGAACAATAGGTATTACTGATTATGCACAGGACCAATTAGGCGATATAGTTTTTGTGGAAGAAATAGAAAAAGGGAAACAGCTTAACAAAGGAGATGTAATCACTACTGTAGAATCGGTTAAGGCAGTTTCAGAAGTTTACTCACCAATAAGTGGCGAGGTCATTGAAGTAAATCAAACTATAATTGATGAGCCATCCCAGATTAATAAGGATCCTTTTGGGGAAGGTTGGTTTGCTAAGATAAAGATGAGTAAACCCGACGAAACAAAGGAACTCATGAGTGCTTCTGATTATAGCGAATATCGAAAAGAATAA
- the gcvPB gene encoding aminomethyl-transferring glycine dehydrogenase subunit GcvPB, with protein sequence MKLIFEKSVPGRNGFSLTKDLFDDVKLEKHIYAEYLEKEKKQLTEVSEVDVIRHFTQLSKYNYGVDDGLYPLGSCTMKYNPRINEKMSNLNNFIYAHPLSSPDLIQGSLEIIYRLNELLCEITGMDQYTMAPASGAHGELTGILIMRKYFLDLGEKRNKMLIPDSAHGTNPASAAMGGFEVVEIKSNENGTVDLESLSKAMDEQTVGLMLTNPNTVGLYDEGIEDIEKIIHSKGGLLYYDGANLNASLGIIRPGDAGFDVVHLNLHKTFSTPHGGGGPGAGVIGVKNKLIPYLPTPLIALNDESGKYYFNDVGEKSIGMIRSFWGNFSVLVKSFAWILSLGSEDLFQCSKASIINANYVLTKLKKYYKPAYDRYCGHECTLTGREYKKYGIKTLHIAKRLMDYGFHPPTIYFPHFEPYAEETIMIEPPESEGKEVLDNFIEVMIKIAQEAEDNPDIIKSAPHITPINQTDDALAVKRPILTFDDELKLKSELNYKEKDINF encoded by the coding sequence ATGAAACTAATTTTTGAAAAAAGTGTTCCAGGTAGAAATGGTTTTTCTCTAACTAAAGATTTATTCGATGACGTTAAGTTAGAAAAACATATATATGCAGAATATCTTGAGAAAGAAAAAAAACAATTAACAGAAGTTTCTGAAGTAGATGTTATCAGACATTTTACACAGCTTTCAAAATATAACTATGGAGTAGATGATGGATTATATCCTCTGGGTTCCTGTACTATGAAATATAATCCGCGAATTAATGAAAAGATGTCCAATCTAAATAACTTTATTTATGCTCATCCACTCTCCTCCCCAGATTTGATTCAAGGTAGCTTGGAAATAATTTATAGACTTAATGAATTGTTATGCGAAATAACAGGAATGGATCAATATACTATGGCTCCAGCTTCTGGCGCTCATGGTGAACTAACTGGAATATTAATAATGAGAAAATATTTTCTTGATCTGGGAGAAAAGAGAAATAAAATGTTAATTCCGGACTCAGCTCACGGCACTAATCCTGCTTCTGCGGCTATGGGTGGATTTGAAGTTGTGGAAATCAAATCAAATGAAAACGGAACAGTTGATTTAGAGTCCTTGTCTAAAGCCATGGATGAACAAACTGTAGGATTAATGTTGACTAATCCCAATACAGTTGGATTATACGATGAAGGTATCGAAGATATTGAAAAGATTATTCACAGTAAAGGTGGTTTGCTTTATTATGATGGAGCCAATCTTAATGCTTCTCTGGGTATTATTCGTCCAGGAGATGCAGGATTTGATGTAGTACACCTTAATCTGCATAAGACATTTTCCACTCCTCATGGAGGTGGGGGACCAGGTGCCGGTGTAATTGGAGTAAAGAACAAACTAATTCCTTATTTACCAACTCCCCTAATAGCTTTGAATGATGAATCAGGAAAATATTATTTTAATGATGTTGGTGAAAAAAGCATAGGTATGATTCGCAGTTTTTGGGGTAATTTTTCAGTTTTAGTAAAATCCTTTGCCTGGATACTTTCTCTGGGATCAGAAGATTTATTCCAATGTTCCAAAGCGAGTATTATCAATGCAAACTATGTTTTAACAAAACTTAAAAAATATTACAAACCAGCTTATGATAGATATTGTGGGCATGAGTGCACTTTAACCGGGCGGGAATATAAAAAATATGGTATCAAGACTTTACATATTGCGAAAAGACTAATGGATTATGGTTTCCATCCACCAACTATCTATTTTCCTCACTTTGAACCATATGCCGAAGAAACAATCATGATTGAACCACCTGAATCAGAAGGGAAAGAAGTATTGGATAATTTTATAGAGGTCATGATAAAAATTGCCCAAGAAGCTGAAGATAATCCCGATATAATAAAATCTGCTCCACACATAACACCTATC